The following is a genomic window from Trichomycterus rosablanca isolate fTriRos1 chromosome 24, fTriRos1.hap1, whole genome shotgun sequence.
ATAGCCTGTGCTTTAATTGTAGAACATGTAGTCATTAAGCAATAGCAAGTGTCTAGTGTTGCTTTGATCAGTAGGAGTCAGGAATGCATTTCCTTAAACAAAAGCACGGCAAGTTATGCACTGTTAGACATCCGGTCACAGACGGCTACGGACTTTAACTCTTCAGATGAAAGGGCGAAGGTTTTCTTTCATGCCACTCTCAGTTAATTAAGTTCATATTTAATCTACAGGTTGTTTACATCACAGCAACCTTCCCATTTGTCATGCTGGCTATCCTCCTGGTCCGTGGCGTCACTCTTCCCGGGGCAGCCGCGGGCATCAAGTTCTATCTGTATCCTAATATCACCCGTCTGGAAGATCCTGAGGTAAGGGCATATACGGTCACGACAACTCCACAACCCGAAAAGCAGCTATGTCATAAGCTACGTGAGCGTATTAAATTTCACTTCGTCTGTAGGTTTGGATCGATGCAGGGACGCAGATTTTCTTCTCCTACGCTATCTGTCTCGGAGCAATGACGTCGCTGGGAAGCTACAACAAGTACAGATACAACTGTTACAGGTGAGACTCGGTGCTGTGGGGTGGAGGGCGTGGGATTAGACCAGTCAACAGGCAAAAAAAAAGTGGGGGACCTAGGTTCCTTTTGTGTTAATTAACAAGCTCCATGACATATGTGTGACATAGGGACTGTTTGCTGTTGGGAGGCCTGAACAGCGCTACCAGTTTTGTGTCTGGCTTCGCAATATTTTCCATCCTGGGCTTCATGGCACAAGAGCAAGGGGTGGACATTGCCGATGTGGCAGAGTCAGGTACGAGGGTAAAAGTAGCAGTGATGGTGGGCACTGttacttcaaataaaaaaaaaaatttggcaaATGAGTTGGCCAAATTGGAGACTTCGTTAGTAAAATCGTCAGTAGTTTCGTTATCAGTTCCGACAGTGTAATCAGTAAACGAAGCGTAGACTGTAACGGAATATGCCGCCCGGGAGCGATTCTCACTCTGGATTTGTCAAACGTTTCCTTTGGAAATAAATTGAGAGGATGTGCATGGAGACCCTGGGAAGTCTGAGCTCTCGATCGGATCTCGTCCGATCCGCTAACGAAGACGAGTCTACAGTCAGCCTGAAACAGCTCTGAGAAATGCTCGAGCACTGAGGAGGAACCTCACCCAGAAAAATCTTGTGCCAAGCTCACAAAACCAATCGTAAATAAATGGTTTCCATTGTTTTGAGCTGTTATGAATGCATTTTACACTTTCATTTTTTCAACAGCTGTTGCTaacgtatgtacagtgtatatttGAGGACATCCTCCGACCTCGGCTTTAAAACGGCATCAATCCTCAGACTAAATGACTTCAGGTCACAGAAAAAACATCAGTATTTAAAGTCTTAAAGCTTATCCAGTGATTAAAAAAGAACTctgtgggtggcacagtggccaggtggggtagcactgtagcctcacagcaagaaggtcctgggttcgatccccaggcaggatggtccgggtcctttctgtgcggagtttgcatgttctccacttgtctgtgtgggtttcctctgggagctccggtttcgtcccacagtccaaaaacatgcagtcaggttaactggagacactgaattgccctataggtgaatgggtgtgtgtatgagtggcgCTGGTGTGCCTtacgcccattgaaaaactaggataggctccagcaccccccccccccccccacacacacacacacacacacgaccctgattggataagcagttaagaaactGAGTGAGTACTTTAACTCCTGcagatctccactcctgaccgaggaagGACCGAGCAAGTACGTGTGTGATCTCTTCTTTATCACCTGCACGAAGCTgtttcatatggagatctgtatcgtgcacagagagtcacgcactcatccccattatcccccgtctctgtgcaggcaccatcgatcagccagcaggggtcgtaattgaaaaagttatgaggaatcccctctggcgtTCCCAACCTTCAGACAAGCCCATTACTGTCTGTGTAGTTGAGATTTTAACTCACGAGTTTGAGATGCCAGCTTTTTACTGCCATGCCACCAGAGCGCCCTGCACTTTCAGCTATTATaaacataaaacttttttaataGATGTACCTGTCCTTCAGATCATGGCTATTTTACATTGTGTCCTTTTGTCTGACGTACTTTTACCTGATGATTTTCTGTCTCAGGCagtataacttttatttaaggcTGTTTTTAAGGCAGTTCCTTTTTCTCTAAAGCTGTTTTGTTTAAGGCTGTTTTATCTCATAACTTTCACCTAACACTGTTTGACTTCTTGTCTGAGGCTGTTTTACCTATTGGCTTCTAGTCTGATGCCCAACCTGAGAACTTTTTGATAGAACCTCATTTACCAGATCATTATTTCCTCTCTGGGGCTGTTTGGCCTGATGACTGAAGACCTTAGATGTTTTTTTGTGACCACAGTTGTTTAATCTTGGATAAAAGTAATTTCTAATTCTCACGATGAATGTACTTGAGAGCTGAGGATGTTCTAGCATGCACACTGTACGTTTGGCTGATGTCCTGAGCAGATTCTATTTGTTCTTTCCCTCCATCCTGTAGACCATATTGGGCATTTTGTCCAGATCTTCAGTGATCAAGCTCTTCATTCCACATGCTCTCTCCATCCAGATTTATACTTCTGTTAATTTGTTTTTCCCTTTGGTTTACATTTCAGTGGTAGGCTTAAGTAAAGAGGATTTTGATGGATCGATTGATTGATTCTCCAGCTTTATTTTCCTCATATTTCTGGCCTTGACTTATATGTATTTGGCGCTAGAAGCTACACTCTGTGTTTGAGGAATAAATCTTAGTCACTGTGTTTATACGTCACGTCTACTTTAAACTGGGTTGAACTGCACAGCAGAAGAATGTGAATAATAAAATGTAGCTGCGGGAACTTTCCAAGCTTCAGGAATTTGATATATTTTGTAAGAACGCAGCATGAAAGGTAAGCGAAGTGCAGGGTTTGTTTTAGAGAGTTTCCTGCTCTGGATCCTAAAGGAAGTTCATGATTTGTTTGTGTGGCTTTGCAGGGTTACTGCAGGGTTTGCTGTTCTTTCAGCTTCTGATAAAATGTGTATTGCAATGCCAGGCTAGTTAGATGCTGCTGTTATCTTGGCAAGCAAAGCCATTAGAAGTTTGCTCTGTTGCTGCAGATATTTCCTGATATCCGTTGATATCTGTTAGAATAAAATGCTGTAAGTAGCATTTCTGACTAACTTCCAAGAGTGAGAACATCTTTCCATACCAGCCAGCTCGTGCATAAGTGGTTTCTTATCACGCCTAAGCAGTTGGCAGTAATTCGCCTGGCTTATCGCTTTATTATCAGTAGTCAACTCGcacatttatgttttatttctcaGTTTGGTCCATGCTGCTCAGCGCAGTGTAGTGGTGTGGATCAAAATGTCCTTGTGATAAGCGTTACTAATTGTTTTTCTTCCACATCCCTTCTCCTTCTCTGTTCTTTACCCTTCTAGGTCCTGGCTTGGCCTTCATTGCTTACCCTAAAGCTGTGACAATGATGCCACTGCCTACGTTTTGGGCCATTCTTTTCTTCATCATGCTTCTGCTACTGGGTCTCGACAGTCAGGTCAGTAGTCACCAACCAGCGGCtggtatttttaaagaattaaagggCATGAACTTGTTGTTTTGTACAATGTAGGGAAAGCATGTGTCTTACCTTAAATGTGTGTTACTTATATAGGAATCCAAGAATAAACATAAGTCACACAAAGCCGGGAATTCTTGACCTCCAGTGTGAATTTATTTCATGCCATTAATATCTGCACTTCTGTACTATCAGACATTAGCAGTATGAAGTGCTGCTTCATCAGTAAAGACCGATATTATATTTGTAGATGTCCCAGGTGCTTTATAAGAACTAAAAAAACTATAAGGGTCCTAAACCAGAGCCTTGGAGGACATTTATTGCACTATTTTAGGCTCTAAAAAGCCTCTGTTAAAGCTAACAAATTGATAATGTTGTACCAGGTGAGATTTAACcttaatttatgtatttgttagttatttggtactcataaacacactgaaaatgAACAGTTCTGGGCTATGAGTTCTGGGCTTCTGAGTCTGTTTCACGCCATGATGTAAAAAGACATGAACTAGTGAGAGGAGGCATGGTGTAGCATGATTCAGGATCCTGTATCTATTATACAGAGCTATTAAATTCTGCTTTTAGATCCTCTTCACCCAAGGCTCTAAGTCTGCATACTAAGgtcatgtagataaacagaacTTTAATTAGCATGTTATATTGGTACTGCTTTACGTAGATAATTACTATAACAGATTCACTGTTGACACAAAAGGAAGAGAAAGAAAACCCCGTTGGCCACTGTTCAGTCATGCATCAGTCGTACTCTCACATTTCACTATCCTGATGAAATTGTATACGATGCTAAGTCAGTGAACATGCCGGTCCAGGGAAGCCGCTGAGCCGCGCGAGCTGCTGCCCCAGTTAAACTGAACGTGCAGCTGTGAAACTGAATTAGCATGGCTGCTAAATTAATGACACGACTATTCCGTGAGTCAAAAGTCGAGGGTTACTAAAAATCAGGTCAGAATGAACGATCAAAAACGTTGATTATTATTCTGGTGATGTAGTAAGGTGTATATTATTGTTTGTAATTGTGGCATGGCCTTTGCCATGATAAAGTGTAAATAGATGGTGAAATTTAATCTGGGAAACATGAAAAGAATAGGTCTGCTTGTTATGTTTGTTATGCAGCTTGCCGTCCGTGTCCTTGATTGTGTCCTTGATTTGTACTCGATTTGAATGAACTGATTCCATCAGCGCTGTTTTCTTTCTGCAGTTTGTCGAAGTGGAAGGACAGATCACATCACTGGTGGATTTGTATCCATCCTTCCTACGGAAGGGTTACCGTCGAGAAATCTTCATAGCTATAATATGCTTTATGAGCTACCTGCTGGGACTGACCATGGTCACTAAGGTGAGTGCTGGTATAATTAGTGGTGAAATGAATAACTGCAGgactgaaatatatatataacttacAGCTAAAAATAAATCTGCTCATCTGGTGAACGAGAAACTACAATTTTGGACGCTGAATAAAAATCAGCCCATTTAACTAATTCAAATTAGTGTTAGGCAGTCTGCCTGTAATTTGCTTGCAGGTTGTAAATTTAGCaggtacagtggacccttgagttacgaaccgtttaccatacaaacattttgggttacgagcgatctttttcaacttaacgtacgaacaaatttcggattacgaaccgaaattcgcaaaacatgtgacgtcacgaacaagttgactccgaccgtctctctctctctatatatatacagtgagcgaacattcggacagcggacggtgtttttcccatgttttctttatattttgtaaaattctatattaaaatgtccccagagaaggtgcagagaaaacacagttttgttgttgttgtataattactcctgccagtaggtgtcactgtgtatcagacagaggggacattgagtaagagaaaagaaggaagttattctttcgtgtaattacacctacaaaatacaacactattgaaataaagaaggaaataatagagaaatatgagagttattgttgtttctggtagatacattttatataaaaagaaggaaatgtattatggtgtatagtaaagcacacgtactgtactgaaatatgatgtgtgtgtttatgtacagtacagtactactgtgtattgttgtttattattgtttattacagtattatctattctataatttaagatttaagggaaaatatacttgtatttataacaaaaaagagcatttaagacattagaaaggttaggtaagggggggggattgggaggtctggcacggattaattctatttacattatttcttatgggaaaaataggtttaactaatgaacattttgccttaagaacagcccttcagaaccaattacattcataagttaagggtccactgtacaccTTACCTGTCTAGAATGTACATTTATAAATTCTTTTATAAGCTGCACCGACTATATTGATCTAGAACTTTGTGTTTATGCTATTCTGAAGCCGTGAGCCTGGATTAAaggcgctctctctctctctctgtttttccAGGGTGGCATGTATGTGTTTCAACTCTTTGACTACTATGCAGCCAGTGGTGTGTGCCTTTTGTGGGTTGCATTTTTTGAATGCATTGCTGTAGCCTGGGTTTATGGTGAGtatctgtaatgtaaaatgAACCTCTGAACTTAAAACGATAATTTTTAATGgttatttttttgttagttAATGTGCTTGGATGCACACTTTCTGAAATGCAGAGGGTGAACTGGCTTTTATAAAGTGCTGCtgtaggtggcacggtggcaccaGGAAGGCcttggcgccccgtccagggtgttactgtgtgccttgcgcctggCACTTTcatgcgaccctgattggataagcagttaagaaagtgagtgagtgagtgctgtGGACggcaaggtggctcggtgggtcacctcacagcaagaagctcctgggttcgattcccaggtgaagcagtctggattcattctgtgtggagtttgcatgttctccttgtgtctgtgtgggtttcctcccacagtccaaaaacatgcagtcaggtcaactggagatacaaaattgcccttagatgtgtgtgtgtgtgccctctGATGGACTGTCTtatgcccaatgaatcagacccactgagaccctgattAGGACAAAGTGGTGGTACAACAGACATTCTGTGATGAAGTGGTGCCCAGTCTCAGGGTGTATTTCCGGCTTGAGCCTATTGTTTCCAACCCTGAGCCACCACGACCGTGTCCATGATAAAAAAAGTTAGTAAAATAAGTTGGATGCAATTAGTCATAACAGAAAACGTGGGAAACATTGATAGTTTTATGgtactaaaaataaatgaccAGTTCAGCGGTACATTAAAGGGCAGTAAAAGTCGGTGTATTGACAGAACTGATGTCACCGTGACCCTCGTTTCTAGTGAGCGCTAGTTCATATCACGAGTATAAATCTAAATGTGGTTggataatgtaaataaacatttacatcgTTTGTTTCCTCCTGACAGGCGCAGATAATTTCTATGATGCAATcgaggacatgattggctacagaCCAAATCCCTGGATGAAGTGGTGCTGGAGTGTAATCACGCCTTTGCTTTGTGTGGTGGGTTTgacgtttatttattatatacatattttttgaGTCttcatatatagacagacagcaGAATGACAGAATCACAGACTTTCTGGACTTTCTAAGACAGTTCGATAAATAATATTTCTGATTTAATTTTGACTTGATGTTCTGTGTTATTTTCCAGGGATGCTTTATTTTCTCTTTGGTTAAGTACAAGCCTCTGACGTACAACAAGGTCTACGAGTACCCGGACTGGTCCATCGGATTGGGCTGGACCCTCGCCCTGGCCTCCATGATTTGCATTCCGATGGTGGTTGTGATCAAGATCATCCAGTCTGACGGGCCGCTCATTGAGGTTGGTGTGTTACTCGTTCAGAATTGGAGTGAAGCTTGGTTGCTATCTGATGGGTCATCGTTTTTGTTTGACAGCTGAATTTGCATCTTTGACATGACTTTACTGCCACAATATTTTATGCAAACGGTCACTTTATGTGTTGTGTATTTAATTTCATTCCTGCATCAGTTCTGTTTAAATTTGGTAcccaaaatgtaattaaa
Proteins encoded in this region:
- the slc6a6b gene encoding solute carrier family 6 member 6b isoform X2; the encoded protein is MKDIMAQKEKLQCLKDFHKDTLKPSPGKSPGTRPEDEAEGKHPQREKWASKLDFLLSVAGGFVGLGNVWRFPYLCYKNGGGAFLVPYFIFLFGGGLPVFFLEVALGQFTSEGGITCWEKICPIFTGIGYASIVIVSLLNVYYIVILAWGLYYLFQSFKSELPWASCDNPWNTKNCIEDTLRKNLTLGGAVNTTNFTSPVTEFWERNVLSISDGIGDMGPVKWDLALCLLAMWVICFFCIWKGVKSTGKVVYITATFPFVMLAILLVRGVTLPGAAAGIKFYLYPNITRLEDPEVWIDAGTQIFFSYAICLGAMTSLGSYNKYRYNCYRDCLLLGGLNSATSFVSGFAIFSILGFMAQEQGVDIADVAESGPGLAFIAYPKAVTMMPLPTFWAILFFIMLLLLGLDSQFVEVEGQITSLVDLYPSFLRKGYRREIFIAIICFMSYLLGLTMVTKGGMYVFQLFDYYAASGVCLLWVAFFECIAVAWVYGADNFYDAIEDMIGYRPNPWMKWCWSVITPLLCVGCFIFSLVKYKPLTYNKVYEYPDWSIGLGWTLALASMICIPMVVVIKIIQSDGPLIERIKSVAAPVRGGGSSRPQDYRVKGSELAHPLDPNGNNGLIKPTHTIVETMM
- the slc6a6b gene encoding solute carrier family 6 member 6b isoform X1 is translated as MSSLEDEVHCESMAQKEKLQCLKDFHKDTLKPSPGKSPGTRPEDEAEGKHPQREKWASKLDFLLSVAGGFVGLGNVWRFPYLCYKNGGGAFLVPYFIFLFGGGLPVFFLEVALGQFTSEGGITCWEKICPIFTGIGYASIVIVSLLNVYYIVILAWGLYYLFQSFKSELPWASCDNPWNTKNCIEDTLRKNLTLGGAVNTTNFTSPVTEFWERNVLSISDGIGDMGPVKWDLALCLLAMWVICFFCIWKGVKSTGKVVYITATFPFVMLAILLVRGVTLPGAAAGIKFYLYPNITRLEDPEVWIDAGTQIFFSYAICLGAMTSLGSYNKYRYNCYRDCLLLGGLNSATSFVSGFAIFSILGFMAQEQGVDIADVAESGPGLAFIAYPKAVTMMPLPTFWAILFFIMLLLLGLDSQFVEVEGQITSLVDLYPSFLRKGYRREIFIAIICFMSYLLGLTMVTKGGMYVFQLFDYYAASGVCLLWVAFFECIAVAWVYGADNFYDAIEDMIGYRPNPWMKWCWSVITPLLCVGCFIFSLVKYKPLTYNKVYEYPDWSIGLGWTLALASMICIPMVVVIKIIQSDGPLIERIKSVAAPVRGGGSSRPQDYRVKGSELAHPLDPNGNNGLIKPTHTIVETMM
- the slc6a6b gene encoding solute carrier family 6 member 6b isoform X3, whose translation is MAQKEKLQCLKDFHKDTLKPSPGKSPGTRPEDEAEGKHPQREKWASKLDFLLSVAGGFVGLGNVWRFPYLCYKNGGGAFLVPYFIFLFGGGLPVFFLEVALGQFTSEGGITCWEKICPIFTGIGYASIVIVSLLNVYYIVILAWGLYYLFQSFKSELPWASCDNPWNTKNCIEDTLRKNLTLGGAVNTTNFTSPVTEFWERNVLSISDGIGDMGPVKWDLALCLLAMWVICFFCIWKGVKSTGKVVYITATFPFVMLAILLVRGVTLPGAAAGIKFYLYPNITRLEDPEVWIDAGTQIFFSYAICLGAMTSLGSYNKYRYNCYRDCLLLGGLNSATSFVSGFAIFSILGFMAQEQGVDIADVAESGPGLAFIAYPKAVTMMPLPTFWAILFFIMLLLLGLDSQFVEVEGQITSLVDLYPSFLRKGYRREIFIAIICFMSYLLGLTMVTKGGMYVFQLFDYYAASGVCLLWVAFFECIAVAWVYGADNFYDAIEDMIGYRPNPWMKWCWSVITPLLCVGCFIFSLVKYKPLTYNKVYEYPDWSIGLGWTLALASMICIPMVVVIKIIQSDGPLIERIKSVAAPVRGGGSSRPQDYRVKGSELAHPLDPNGNNGLIKPTHTIVETMM